In one window of Chanodichthys erythropterus isolate Z2021 chromosome 23, ASM2448905v1, whole genome shotgun sequence DNA:
- the LOC137014308 gene encoding chromosome partition protein Smc-like — translation MADSKMAVTQWSPGFVKELLPAAEKTALLYHLSYLCLANFPNLERIIRSRAVETQLLFGSSDATMLKCILTSQNLVESLFPMLVKAVEKNKAILAVKFLEKARVWIQDIITDVEKIVEKYDLHNKDVASSTSDVVKEKDDTDKKITVQGEELKQAESALNELKSLHQTTIKELAETEKKINSKSQEIQEFARSITQTSKGLGIFSALVPFIGMIVKSIYDAVHDPENIAQMKALEAELNILIADKTALKQKEWQTQLQLIDGQMKAAKARFDKNSIPDPIHLKEVQSSLTKIQAILIQLKNFWLSVSEMLDYLKKKTFVGEDLIDDLADLKDEFLESIETAKEAWSSFGAGCKKASAIFKLQSKDAYKFLEVSPSSLSKEEWEKEYESVKKRLENIDPPKSVPSSVTPAISK, via the exons ATGGCTGATAGCAAAA tgGCTGTGACCCAATGGAGCCCAGGGTTTGTAAAAGAACTTCTCCCTGCTGCCGAGAAGACAGCCCTTCTCTACCATCTCTCTTACCTGTGCCTGGCCAACTTCCCCAACCTGGAGAGAATCATCCGGAGTCGGGCTGTGGAAACCCAGCTTCTGTTTGGCTCCTCTGATGCAACTATGTTGAAA TGTATTTTGACCAGTCAAAACCTGGTTGAGTCGCTGTTTCCCATGTTGGTGAAAGCTGTGGAGAAAAATAAGGCTATTTTGGCAGTTAAATTCCTAGAGAAAGCACGAGTCTGGATCCAAGACATTATCACTGATGTGGAGAAGATAGTGGAGAA GTATGATTTACACAACAAAGATGTTGCATCGTCCACCAGTGATGTTGTCAAGGAAAAAGATGATACAGATAAAAAGATTACAGTACAAGGCGAGGAGTTGAAGCAGGCCGAAAGTGCACTGAATGAACTGAAATCTCTACACCAAACAACCATAAAAGAGCTTGCTGAAACTGAGAAAAAGATAAACAGCAAAAGCCAAGAGATTCAAGAATTTGCCAGATCCATAACCCAAACAAGTAAAGGCCTCGGCATCTTCTCTGCACTTGTTCCATTCATCGGGATGATTGTTAAAAGCATTTATGATGCTGTTCATGATCCTGAAAATATTGCACAAATGAAGGCTCTTGAAGCTGAATTGAATATCTTAATCGCTGATAAAACTGCTCTGAAACAAAAGGAGTGGCAGACGCAACTCCAGCTCATTGATGGCCAGATGAAGGCTGCCAAAGCCAGGTTTGACAAGA ATTCCATACCTGACCCCATCCATCTAAAAGAAGTTCAGAGTAGCTTGACAAAAATTCAAGCCATTCTGATTCAGCTTAAAAACTTCTGGCTGAGTGTTTCTGAAATGCTGGACTACCTGAAAAAAAAGACCTTTGTTGGAGAAGATCTTATTGACGACCTTGCTGACCTAAAAGATGAATTTCTAGAATCAATCGAAACAGCCAAAGAG GCTTGGAGCAGTTTTGGTGCAGGCTGTAAGAAAGCATCTGCCATCTTTAAGCTCCAATCCAAAGATGCCTACAAGTTTCTGGAGGTCAGTCCTTCCTCTCTCTCTAAGGAGGAGTG